From Eriocheir sinensis breed Jianghai 21 unplaced genomic scaffold, ASM2467909v1 Scaffold907, whole genome shotgun sequence:
gtgtgtgtgtgtgtgtgtagtaatttAGTTGCCAGAGGCTTGACAAAGTCTTAATAACATCGTTCTCCTCGACGCGGGTCAGCTCGGCATTGTCGCCCATGAGATCGGCCACGCCATTGGGTTCGTTCACGAGCAGAGTCGCCCCGACCGTGACGACTATGTGGTCATCAATTATGGCAACATCCAAACTGGCAGGGAAAACAACTTCAATAAGTACAGCACGTCAGTGGTCAACACCTACGGCATACCATACGACTACTCATCCGACATGCACTACGGCTCTACGGTGAGGGACTTTGCATGAGTATGG
This genomic window contains:
- the LOC126994887 gene encoding blastula protease 10-like, whose translation is MLAQNGQDISIGSGCKELGIVAHEIGHAIGFVHEQSRPDRDDYVVINYGNIQTGRENNFNKYSTSVVNTYGIPYDYSSDMHYGSTGFTNNGKTTIATLYPLAQELIGQRTGLSHRDILLTNTMYGCI